AGAAAATAGACGAAACCGCTAGAAGTATCTGAGAATTCATGAAATGTGCCCTAAAACCATTAAATACAACCACATATAGTGAATACTCCTAAATCCATATATATCAACACTTTGCGTCATTTCGATGAACTCAATACAACGCTCTGCGCGCTCTGCCTGCCCGCACGAAGTTATACGCAGGCGGGCGAGAGGGACTTTTTGCGAAGGCGTCAAAATAGAAAATAGAAAACAGAAAATAGAAAATGACACTGTCGAGGAGCTTCAATTTTCAAGTTCACATTACAATTAGTTCAACGTTCTATGTTCCTGCAATTTTGTTATCTTGGCAGTCGAAATTGAGTAACTAAAATGGCTTTAATACCAGAACATATCATCGAACAAGTCCGCGAAGCCAATGATGTGGTTGAGGTTATTTCAGACTATGTTCAGCTAAAACGGTCCGGGCGTAATTGGTTTGGTCGCTGTCCCTTTCATGATGAGAAGACCCCCTCTTTCAGCGTCAGTTCTGATAAACAGATCTATCATTGTTTTGGCTGTGGTGCCGGTGGGAATGTGATCAATTTCATAATGGAACATGAGCGACTCGATTTTATTTCCGCAGTAAAGCTGTTAGCGGACAGAGCCAACATCACGATCGTGACCGATGATCGAGAACCCCAGCGCAAAGATGATCGAGCTTCCATCTACAATATGCATGAGATCGCTTGCAGAGCATTTGAGCGTCAGTTGGCTGACTCTGCCGGCGCAATGGCTATGGAGTATTTGCTCAAACGGGGAATGTCAGAGGACGTACTCAAGACATTTAGAGTTGGCTTTGCCCCGGATCGCTGGGATACAGTGACCCTGGAAGTCATGAAGATGGGACTCTCGCAGGATATTCTGACTCGAAGCGGCTTGCTGATGAGCAAAGATAGTGGTGGTTATTATGATCGCTTCAGGAATCGGATCATGTTTCCTATCGTGGACATCAATGGTAAGGTTCAGGCCTTTGGTGGGCGGATCTTTGGGGATGCTGAGGGTGCTAAATATATGAATAGTCCGGAGACCCCGATCTATCATAAAGGTCGCACACTGTTCGGTTTAGACCAGAGTCGCGAGGAGATCAGGAATTCCCGAACAGCTATTCTGGTGGAAGGCTATATGGATCTTATCCGGCTTTACCAGGAAGATTTTAAGAATGTTGTGGCAGGAACCGGCACCGCGTTTACACCGGAACAAGCCGGTTTGATCAAGCGTTTTTCTGATAAGGTCTACGTGTGTTATGATGGGGACAATGCCGGACAAAAAGCAGCTCAGAAGGCTGGATTCACTCTGCTGGATAAAGGTCTGGATGTAAGTGTCGTCCAACTGCCCACCGGAGAAGACCCGGACAGTTTTTTTGATGAACATGACCACAAAGCTTTTGTGGGGATGCTGGACAATGCTGCTGATCTCATGACATTCATCTTGCAGGTCAATCAGGATAGGATGGGATCTCCTGTGACGCGGACGGCCTTCCTGGAGAGTGTTGTCTCTGAATTGGCTTTAATGCAGAATGAAATTCTCCGGGGAATGCTGGCAGGTCAATTAGCTGATGAAATGCATGTGCCGGAAGATGCTGTTATGGGTCTATTGAAAAAGCTAACCAGACGCACCAGCAGACCGGCCTATTTACCAGAACCACAACAGACAGTCAGCCGAACAAACAGCTTGCAACGTCCCGGAACTGCTTCAGAAATGGCTGAGTTTGCCCTGCTCCGACTGCATTTGAGTTCAAACAAGGATATTTTGGATTGGTTGCTCAGCAGTATCGCAGCTGAAGAGATCGAAATGATGCGTTACAAAACGATCTTCTTTCTGCTTCGTGATAGAATTCACAAGGAGTTCCCCATCAATCAGGCTTCAATCATGGATGAAATAATTGAGCCGGATATGCGACGGTTCATTGCTAAACTGATTGTTCGAGCCGAGTCGGAACCAGATACGCTTGATGATGCAGTAGCCAACTTAAGAACGATCAGAAAAGCACGCATCCAGGCCAAGATAGATATTTTAAAGACACAGATCCGGGAAGCCGATGCCAGCGGCGTTGATTCAATTGACCTGTTGAAAAAGAAAGTCGAACTGCAGACTCAAAAAGCCGGTATCTAGACTTCAGAGGGCGCGTATCGGTCATCCTCCATGAAATGTGCAGGCGAATTGTTCCTCTCACAATGGTCGGGATGTTTTTGATCAGGTAATGTTACCTTTTCCCCACGCCTGGTCTGAATAAAAACAAGATTTGGAATTTCTCAGGCTCTCTATCCAGTTCGCTCTGAGAGTCAAGTGGGGTTAAAGGAAACAGAATCATAAAGATAGCTATCCAGAAAAAAGTTGAGAAAAGTCTCCGGGAGACTTGACACGCTTTCGATTTAAGTCTAAAATATGATCGGAAAAATGACAGCGAGGAGTCCCTTATTCAACAGAACAAGGGACTTTTTGTTTCTAGGAAGTAGGTCTAAAATTGAGTGGAATCACCAGGATTTCAGTGTTTCTTGCTTGTCAGGCGTAGCCCCTAATGAAAGAAGACGGAATTGGAATATCCTGAACGAGATTTATCATACATAAATAGCGTCTTGTTCAATTCTTTGTTTTAGGCTTGGGTTCATACTATCACGCAATCGCACAATATCAACTGGTTATTCCGGACGTTTCGGACTGAACACGCGAGACTTTTCAGTACCTTTTTCCTAACAGCGCGCCATATATCAATGAGTTACTAAATTGGTATAATGTTTGAAAATGGGGTAGGGTGTTGTGAAATTACTGTATAGCTACTTTTTATTCATGGATTTATTATATGCTACCATATCTTTGATTTTTACTACCCAAAGCTTTCCTCTTTTTTGGGCAGGCAGTCTTCCCTGATGAATAAGTTGCCGTAGATAATCTTGTGAATAGCTGTAAAATTTAGCAGCATCTCTAAGTGGTATTAATGCTTCATCATCTGTTGTGTTGATATCTTTTTCAATCAGATCCAGAGAGTGGTTTAGGCGATAATGAATCATGGTTTTTAATTCTGATAAATCGCTCTTATCAATTGCTTTATTAATTCTAGAAACAGTAGGCTTTTCACCTTGCTCAATCTTACGGAGCATTTTTTCTATCTCATTATCACCAATTTCCAGAGCATGATAATATTTATCTCGATCACTTTTCTGGGTTCCTTTGATTGACAGATTAATTAACCCGCTCCCAATGAGTAGATATGAAAGTAGAATTCTGCCAACCCGACCATTTCCATCTCTGAAGGGGTGGATGGTTTCAAAAAGAACATGACTGGCTGCAAAAAAAGTTAGATCATCAAATTTCGGGTTAACTAAATGCGCATGGTGCCATTTGATAAATATTGGCAGTATCTGAGGTAGATAATGATAACTCAAGGGGGTGAATGTTGATTGAGTAACGGCTACATCTTCTTCGCGAAAGCCACCCAGTTTGCCTGTAAATGTTCCAAATTGACTTTCATATCGCATCAGTATTGTATGTATTTGTTTTAAATCTGCAAGTCGTACATCGAATTCGTTTAACTCGTATTGGTTCTCTGCGTACTCATAGAGTGAGCTTGCAGCTTCAAAGTATCCTAAGATTGCCGCACTTTTCTGATTCTGAGTACGATTACTTCGATTTAATACTGACAACAACTCAGTGCGATTTGCAAATATCCCCTCAATTGCTATGGAATTCCTGATTTCATCACGGAATAGCGTGTACCACTCACTATTGTTTACCGTAATAAAAGGAATATCATTGTCGCGGAACTTATCCAGGATCTGTTTAATCTGTTGGGTTGTATTCATTGCTATTTCCGTATTTACCGTACTATGATAACGCTATATCTTAAGTTATATAGGCACTTAATCAATATAAATTATCGTAGGATACGGAAACAATAATTGTCGTCAACTGTGAGTTTACCCGCGCTTATCATGAGTGTAGTTATCGGGGTCTTTTTAATGTCGTTCATTAAAGATACATCCTGTTAGCAAAACTATCTGACTTCAGTTGTTCTTACTAGGGGCAATAAAAAAGGCTAGCGATGCTGACCTCCTTGAATGCAGAATATCGATTAACGATTGCAGAACTCAGAAGTAAACTACTTCTCAGATCGGTGTTCCTTGCCCACCAACTCTATGAGCTACGACCTGGCAGACAGGGATCCGTTTACGTTCTTCGAGCTTCAACGGGACAAGCTTGAACCCCGAACCTCGCATACTGTGGGATCTACGAGCAACGGCGGATGTGACTGGAAAGTGACTATGCTGATAATTGGTCACAACTTTAGTAGATTCGGTTGCTGGAACTAGATACAGGAGATCAGATTCGTTATCTAGCCCATCTCTTGCAGTATTTGTTCGATTGTCTCAGCGAGGGGTTTCATTTGGTGCTCACAAACCCAAAATATCTGTTCAGCATCGATATCGAAGTAGTGATGAGTAATAATATCTCGCATCCCCATAGCTCCCTTCCAATCGATTCTAGAATATTTGACAAGAATGGTTTTTTCTGTAATCTTGTCGAGG
The sequence above is a segment of the Candidatus Neomarinimicrobiota bacterium genome. Coding sequences within it:
- the dnaG gene encoding DNA primase, whose amino-acid sequence is MALIPEHIIEQVREANDVVEVISDYVQLKRSGRNWFGRCPFHDEKTPSFSVSSDKQIYHCFGCGAGGNVINFIMEHERLDFISAVKLLADRANITIVTDDREPQRKDDRASIYNMHEIACRAFERQLADSAGAMAMEYLLKRGMSEDVLKTFRVGFAPDRWDTVTLEVMKMGLSQDILTRSGLLMSKDSGGYYDRFRNRIMFPIVDINGKVQAFGGRIFGDAEGAKYMNSPETPIYHKGRTLFGLDQSREEIRNSRTAILVEGYMDLIRLYQEDFKNVVAGTGTAFTPEQAGLIKRFSDKVYVCYDGDNAGQKAAQKAGFTLLDKGLDVSVVQLPTGEDPDSFFDEHDHKAFVGMLDNAADLMTFILQVNQDRMGSPVTRTAFLESVVSELALMQNEILRGMLAGQLADEMHVPEDAVMGLLKKLTRRTSRPAYLPEPQQTVSRTNSLQRPGTASEMAEFALLRLHLSSNKDILDWLLSSIAAEEIEMMRYKTIFFLLRDRIHKEFPINQASIMDEIIEPDMRRFIAKLIVRAESEPDTLDDAVANLRTIRKARIQAKIDILKTQIREADASGVDSIDLLKKKVELQTQKAGI
- a CDS encoding HepT-like ribonuclease domain-containing protein; protein product: MYDKTLVQDILNQILSATRTVQDRFEPIKSIDDFTNTPAGMEKLDAICMLVIAVGESLKNLDKITEKTILVKYSRIDWKGAMGMRDIITHHYFDIDAEQIFWVCEHQMKPLAETIEQILQEMG
- a CDS encoding Fic family protein is translated as MNTTQQIKQILDKFRDNDIPFITVNNSEWYTLFRDEIRNSIAIEGIFANRTELLSVLNRSNRTQNQKSAAILGYFEAASSLYEYAENQYELNEFDVRLADLKQIHTILMRYESQFGTFTGKLGGFREEDVAVTQSTFTPLSYHYLPQILPIFIKWHHAHLVNPKFDDLTFFAASHVLFETIHPFRDGNGRVGRILLSYLLIGSGLINLSIKGTQKSDRDKYYHALEIGDNEIEKMLRKIEQGEKPTVSRINKAIDKSDLSELKTMIHYRLNHSLDLIEKDINTTDDEALIPLRDAAKFYSYSQDYLRQLIHQGRLPAQKRGKLWVVKIKDMVAYNKSMNKK